A stretch of Myxocyprinus asiaticus isolate MX2 ecotype Aquarium Trade chromosome 42, UBuf_Myxa_2, whole genome shotgun sequence DNA encodes these proteins:
- the LOC127432819 gene encoding remodeling and spacing factor 1-like isoform X3, producing MEFCWTCRRCRSRCWSAVCRRAARNTYFIEAQRELPVPKLLVDLHVKLLRKIGKSVSADRWEKNLIKICQEFNTTWAWELEKKGYREMTVECKSGILKYLCECQFDDNVKFKNAVNEEDPDKMRLQPIGRDKDGLMYWFQLDQDHNVRVYVEEQDDIDGSSWKCVVRNRDDLAQILGLLKTQIDPALLVKKDQEEVSSSNSPSPDDKENKKKDGAEEEIKDEMSSDSSISENKDATDALPTKKDTKVEEEQQKHSETPNGTAVVTRSIKEEPQDEEEKCKDSSTPSQNAEQMDEVKRKTAEETQRSLKNDHQAKIPLKKREMKLSENFDSSSVSGTVLVRNKPVAPVKELQTCYDDSTLSGDKINGHVPHPKQIESETHKGSKSLRKETTENDSENLESCVSKESKEGKNQGEAEQTEEKINPNDNRSSAEEQMEVDKPGESHEKNKEKSEAQLHKTTHVEQEYSTIIKQSEKKPGPEVEAKDKKSQNCESMDVTESNTTTPPERQKKDLSKEKSKKDLPNKESEIDVPQGESKTESLQEASKKESNKYLPSKESNKDLAEESKKYPKDTNKDHEKQDPPQPVTTASKETEKSPTAMEMELIQPSKMEESSTHETIKPHSDTEKSQNALSPEETKLHHSSADKTTEKKLDHTEPKTSAIVSKAKIQRDKLSTSEAAASKPSEDEASVHEHKRSTSPKLPPGELENSLVSNSTSRVNTPKTTEKPACEETSDTSETTKDEVEKMDTSKRANSSKKSKAISVTKESVNEGKATDQPSESNRFKKPDKDPDSEEGDKDKPMEVDSETTKADELQSVIEEGCKNKREDKKESDVSRDHDTVSNKKCKMGTTSEESKASTKKSKTGHVHKVSDAIETRSLGGLSNKSQEGKDEDKPEEEQGGKKNMEGLRLKIKIPTHRRKADLLREEAKGDSESEMTEGRCLRRSPRIFRPTAKVVEIQDRRAERKQATPVLEKEKEENEEEKEEEEPVQKKPRKTDPDGQTKQRGGRRRRRTQWSRMRRKKKGSDDDYDEESEEEETEEDDSDEDYKVEKTKKRRRNRNRERNSSDTSTSSSDDDVPNDDPCKHCGLPNHPELILLCDSCDSGYHTACLRPPLMIIPDGEWFCPPCQHKQLCDRLEEQLLTLDAALKKKERAERRKERLVYVGISVENIITSTVEVGEEKEEEVVKEKKEVKKSKSWGRRSTRAKKYISYRCIICWLYLQNFFKFFDILIIMYMYYAFLRFDEFDEAIEEAIEEDIKEAEGGGAGRGKDMANITGHRGKDMSTILQEDGKENGRPRRPNTGQKRKKRRRLNDLDSDSMADEEESEDEFHLSNSSEEEEFVASDNDGESEAEVPSQEDSDFGSNGDDPRTKPRRTANRSRSRRQPPRRRRKPRGYSDDEELETDEEEEEIVTEGSSEFSDSDLDVRCRRSHRSRKQQVNYCESSDSDGSQADTNKDRKKQRRCLSSSDSEVNFQSADSDEEERKPKKTRADSSEEESRKQRRRLSLKRRRESEDDDDDDDSDESEEENRPVRKRVNRIDSDDDSEDEEEVKKSPAEKEPEEPITKGPSPLDYNLVELPPTNGQSPMKSLEGLIPRPGVGAGPKNANAPSAVPMAPNGIEIAPQDEDEDDLLGVTDLVDYVCNSEQL from the exons ATGGAGTTCTGCTGGACCTGCCGGAGGTGTCGTTCCCGATGCTGGAGCGCAGTCTGCAGGAGAGCAGCGCGG AATACATACTTCATTGAGGCACAAAGAGAACTGCCAG TTCCTAAACTCCTTGTGGACCTTCACGTGAAGTTACTGAGGAAAATTGGCAAGTCTGTGTCTGCGGATAGATGGGAGAAGAATCTCATTAAG ATCTGTCAGGAGTTTAACACCACGTGGGCATGGGAACTGGAAAAGAAGGGTTATCGGGAGATGACAGTGGAGTGCAAGTCGGGCATTTTGAAG tACTTGTGTGAATGCCAGTTTGATGACAATGTCAAGTTTAAAAATGCTGTCAATGAAGAGGACCCAGATAAAATGCGTCTCCAGCCCATTGGCAGAGATAAAGACGGCCTTATGTACTGGTTCCAACTAGACCAAGACCACAACGTGAGGGTCTATGTGGAAGAACAAGATGATATTGATGGGTCGTCCTGGAAGTGTGTAGTAAG AAATAGAGACGACCTGGCTCAGATCCTTGGGCTGTTGAAGACTCAAATCGATCCAGCACTCCTGGTGAAGAAGGATCAGGAAGAGGTCTCATCTAGTAACAGTCCAAGCCCAGACGATAAGGAGAACAAGAAAAAAGATGGAGCTGAAG AAGAAATCAAAGATGAGATGTCATCTGATTCGTCCATATCTGAAAATAAGGATGCCACAGATGCTTTGCCAACAAAAAAGGACACCAAGGTGGAGGAAGAGCAGCAAAAACATTCAGAGACACCAAATGGCACTGCCGTTGTTACTAGATCAATCAAAGAAGAGCCACAGGATGAGGAGGAGAAATGCAAAGACTCATCAACACCCTCACAGAATGCAGAACAGATGGACGAGGTTAAGAGAAAAACTGCAGAAGAGACTCAGAGATCCTTGAAAAATGACCACCAAGCTAAAATACCACTGAAAAAGCGAGAGATGAAACTAAGTGAAAACTTTGACAGCAGTAGTGTGAGTGGCACCGTCCTAGTACGAAATAAACCTGTTGCTCCAGTGAAAGAATTACAGACATGTTATGATGACAGCACATTAAGTGGTGATAAGATCAACGGCCACGTTCCCCACCCTAAACAAATAGAGAGTGAAACGCATAAAGGGTCTAAAAGTTTGCGAAaagaaacaacagaaaatgaTTCGGAAAATCTTGAGTCTTGTGTGTCCAAGGAATCCAAAGAGGGAAAAAATCAGGGCGAGGCAGAACAAACTGAGGAGAAGATTAACCCGAATGACAACAGATCATCTGCTGAAGAACAGATGGAAGTAGACAAGCCTGGGGAATCCCATGAAAAGAACAAGGAAAAATCAGAAGCTCAACTTCACAAAACCACCCATGTAGAACAAGAGTACTCAACAATCATCAAGCAGTCAGAAAAGAAACCTGGTCCTGAAGTTGAAGCTAAAGATAAAAAATCTCAAAATTGTGAAAGTATGGATGTTACAGAAAGCAACACAACAACGCCACCTGAACGGCAAAAGAAAGATCTCTCAAAGGAAAAGTCAAAGAAAGATCTCCCAAACAAAGAGTCAGAGATAGATGTCCCTCAAGGTGAGTCAAAGACAGAATCCCTACAAGAAGCATCAAAGAAAGAGTCAAATAAATATCTCCCAAGCAAAGAGTCAAATAAAGATCTCGCAGAAGAAAGTAAAAAATATCCCAAAGACACTAAtaaagatcatgaaaaacaagATCCACCACAACCGGTGACAACTGCTTCCAAAGAGACAGAAAAATCTCCCACTGCGATGGAGATGGAACTGATCCAGCCCTCTAAAATGGAGGAGTCCTCTACCCATGAAACAATCAAACCACATTCAGACACTGAAAAGTCTCAGAACGCATTAAGTCCAGAAGAAACTAAACTTCATCACAGCTCTGCAGACAAAACCACAGAAAAAAAGCTTGATCATACAGAACCTAAAACTTCTGCCATTGTTTCGAAAGCTAAAATACAGAGAGACAAACTCTCAACCAGTGAAGCTGCTGCCTCTAAACCTTCTGAAGATGAAGCTTCTGTGCATGAACACAAGCGGTCCACCTCCCCTAAATTGCCGCCTGGGGAGCTTGAAAATTCTTTGGTTTCTAATTCAACCAGTAGGGTAAATACACCAAAAACAACAGAGAAACCAGCTTGTGAAGAAACTTCTGATACATCTGAAACTACTAAAGATGAGGTTGAGAAAATGGACACCAGCAAAAGAGCAAATAGCTCTAAAAAATCGAAAGCAATATCTGTTACTAAAGAATCAGTCAATGAAGGTAAAGCTACAGATCAACCCAGTGAATCCAACAGATTTAAGAAACCAGACAAGGATCCAGATTCAGAGGAAGGGGACAAGGATAAGCCAATGGAAGTTGATTCAGAGACCACTAAAGCTGATGAACTTCAGTCAGTCATTGAGGAAGGATGTAAGAATAAAAGAGAAGATAAAAAGGAATCAGATGTTTCTCGAGATCACGACACAGTctcaaacaaaaaatgtaagaTGGGCACAACTTCTGAGGAAAGCAAGGCTTCCACGAAAAAGTCAAAGACAGGTCATGTTCATAAAGTGAGTGACGCTATTGAGACCAGAAGTCTAGGAGGGCTTTCTAACAAATCTCAGGAGGGTAAGGATGAGGATAAGCCAGAAGAGGAACAAGGAGGAAAGAAAAATATGGAAGGCTTACGTCTTAAAATCAAGATCCCAACTCACAGGCGGAAAGCAGATCTCTTGAGAGAGGAGGCCAAGGGAGACTCGGAGTCAGAGATGACTGAAGGGAGATGCTTGAGAAGATCTCCCAGAATCTTCAGACCCACAGCTAAAGTGGTGGAGATTCAGGACAGGAGGGCAGAGCGGAAGCAGGCGACCCCGGTGTTAGAGAAGGAAAAGGAGGAAAATGAGGAGGAAAAAGAGGAAGAGGAGCCTGTACAGAAGAAACCGAGGAAAACAGACCCAGATggtcaaacaaaacaaagg GGTGGGAGACGTCGAAGACGGACACAGTGGTCTCGTATGAGACGTAAAAAGAAAGGTTctgatgatgattatgatgagGAGAGCGAGGAAGAGGAGACTGAGGAAGATGACAGTGATGAAGACTACAAGGTGGAGAAGACCAAAAAGAGAAGGAGAAACCGAAACCGAGAGCGTAACAGCTCTGATACATCTACCTCCTCATCAGATGATGATGTTCCTAATGATGACCCCTGCAAACACTGTGGCCTTCCCAATCATCCAGAACTG ATACTCCTGTGTGATTCCTGTGATAGCGGATACCACACTGCCTGTCTGCGGCCTCCGCTCATGATCATTCCAGATGGGGAATGGTTTTGCCCCCCCTGCCAGCAT AAGCAGCTTTGCGACAGGCTCGAAGAACAGTTGCTAACCCTGGATGCCGCCCTGAAAAAGAAAGAACGAGCAGAACGAAG GAAAGAGCGACTGGTGTATGTTGGCATCAGTGTGGAGAACATCATTACATCTACT gTTGAAGTGGGCGAAGAGAAGGAAGAGGAGGTGGTTAAGGAAAAAAAGGAGGTGAAGAAGAGCAAAAGTTGGGGACGGAGATCAACAagggcaaagaaatacataagCTACAGGTGCATCATCTGCTGGCTGtatttacagaatttttttaaattctttgacaTCTTGATTATTATGTATATGTATTATGCTTTTCTCagatttgatgagtttgatgaaGCAATCGAAGAGGCAATTGAAGAAGACATCAAAGAGGCCGAAGGAGGAG GAGCAGGACGGGGGAAGGACATGGCAAATATCACTGGCCACAGAGGGAAGGACATGTCCACCATCCTACAAGAGGACGGGAAGGAGAACGGCCGGCCGCGGCGACCCAACACAGGTCAGAAACGGAAAAAGCGCCGGCGTCTCAACGATCTGGACAGCGACAGCATGGCGGATGAGGAGGAGAGCGAGGACGAGTTCCACCTCAGCAACAG TTCGGAGGAGGAGGAGTTTGTAGCGTCTGATAATGATGGAGAAAGCGAAGCAGAAGTTCCGTCCCAAGAGGACAGCGACTTTGGGAGTAATGGTGACGACCCTCGAACAAAACCTAGACGGACGGCAAACCGCAGTCGAAGTAGAAGACAACCGCCCCGTAGGAGACGTAAACCCAGAGGATACTCTGATGATGAGGAGCTGGAAActgatgaagaggaggaggagatag TGACGGAAGGTTCTAGTGAATTCAGTGACAGTGATCTGGACGTCCGCTGTCGACGGTCGCATAGGAGCCGTAAGCAGCAGGTGAATTACTGCGAAAGCTCTGATTCCGATGGCTCGCAGGCCGATAccaacaaagacagaaagaagcAGCGTAGATGCCTTTCCAGCTCTGACAGTGAAG TTAATTTCCAGTCTGCTGATTCTGATGAAGAAGAGAGGAAGCCCAAGAAGACAAGGGCGGACTCATCAGAGGAAGAATCCAGGAAGCAGCGCAGACGTCTGTCTCTTAAACGCCGGAGAGAATCTGAGGACGATGACGACGATGATGATTCGGATGAATCTGAGGAAGAGAACCGGCCTGTCCGCAAGCGTGTGAACCGCATCGATTCTGATGACGACAGCGAGGATGAGGAGGAGGTGAAGAAGAGCCCAGCGGAGAAAGAGCCAGAGGAGCCCATCACCAAAGGGCCCAGTCCCCTGGACTACAACTTGGTGGAGCTTCCTCCCACTAATGGACAGAGCCCAATGAAGAGTTTGGAAGGTCTCATTCCACGCCCTGGGGTGGGGGCGGGGCCTAAAAATGCCAACGCCCCGTCAGCCGTACCCATGGCGCCAAATGGCATAGAGATAGCCCCGCAGGACGAAGACGAAGATGACCTTTTGGGTGTTACAGACCTTGTAGATTATGTCTGCAACAGTGAACAGTTGTAA
- the LOC127432819 gene encoding remodeling and spacing factor 1-like isoform X2 translates to MMSASEAAGGSSLGFCSSFAVICSFLERYGVLLDLPEVSFPMLERSLQESSAVPKLLVDLHVKLLRKIGKSVSADRWEKNLIKICQEFNTTWAWELEKKGYREMTVECKSGILKYLCECQFDDNVKFKNAVNEEDPDKMRLQPIGRDKDGLMYWFQLDQDHNVRVYVEEQDDIDGSSWKCVVRNRDDLAQILGLLKTQIDPALLVKKDQEEVSSSNSPSPDDKENKKKDGAEEIKDEMSSDSSISENKDATDALPTKKDTKVEEEQQKHSETPNGTAVVTRSIKEEPQDEEEKCKDSSTPSQNAEQMDEVKRKTAEETQRSLKNDHQAKIPLKKREMKLSENFDSSSVSGTVLVRNKPVAPVKELQTCYDDSTLSGDKINGHVPHPKQIESETHKGSKSLRKETTENDSENLESCVSKESKEGKNQGEAEQTEEKINPNDNRSSAEEQMEVDKPGESHEKNKEKSEAQLHKTTHVEQEYSTIIKQSEKKPGPEVEAKDKKSQNCESMDVTESNTTTPPERQKKDLSKEKSKKDLPNKESEIDVPQGESKTESLQEASKKESNKYLPSKESNKDLAEESKKYPKDTNKDHEKQDPPQPVTTASKETEKSPTAMEMELIQPSKMEESSTHETIKPHSDTEKSQNALSPEETKLHHSSADKTTEKKLDHTEPKTSAIVSKAKIQRDKLSTSEAAASKPSEDEASVHEHKRSTSPKLPPGELENSLVSNSTSRVNTPKTTEKPACEETSDTSETTKDEVEKMDTSKRANSSKKSKAISVTKESVNEGKATDQPSESNRFKKPDKDPDSEEGDKDKPMEVDSETTKADELQSVIEEGCKNKREDKKESDVSRDHDTVSNKKCKMGTTSEESKASTKKSKTGHVHKVSDAIETRSLGGLSNKSQEGKDEDKPEEEQGGKKNMEGLRLKIKIPTHRRKADLLREEAKGDSESEMTEGRCLRRSPRIFRPTAKVVEIQDRRAERKQATPVLEKEKEENEEEKEEEEPVQKKPRKTDPDGQTKQRGGRRRRRTQWSRMRRKKKGSDDDYDEESEEEETEEDDSDEDYKVEKTKKRRRNRNRERNSSDTSTSSSDDDVPNDDPCKHCGLPNHPELILLCDSCDSGYHTACLRPPLMIIPDGEWFCPPCQHKQLCDRLEEQLLTLDAALKKKERAERRKERLVYVGISVENIITSTVEVGEEKEEEVVKEKKEVKKSKSWGRRSTRAKKYISYRCIICWLYLQNFFKFFDILIIMYMYYAFLRFDEFDEAIEEAIEEDIKEAEGGGAGRGKDMANITGHRGKDMSTILQEDGKENGRPRRPNTGQKRKKRRRLNDLDSDSMADEEESEDEFHLSNSSEEEEFVASDNDGESEAEVPSQEDSDFGSNGDDPRTKPRRTANRSRSRRQPPRRRRKPRGYSDDEELETDEEEEEIVTEGSSEFSDSDLDVRCRRSHRSRKQQVNYCESSDSDGSQADTNKDRKKQRRCLSSSDSEVNFQSADSDEEERKPKKTRADSSEEESRKQRRRLSLKRRRESEDDDDDDDSDESEEENRPVRKRVNRIDSDDDSEDEEEVKKSPAEKEPEEPITKGPSPLDYNLVELPPTNGQSPMKSLEGLIPRPGVGAGPKNANAPSAVPMAPNGIEIAPQDEDEDDLLGVTDLVDYVCNSEQL, encoded by the exons ATGATGTCTGCCTCGGAGGCAGCGGGCGGCTCTTCTCTGGGCTTTTGCTCGAGCTTTGCCGTAATCTGCTCGTTTCTGGAGCGCTATGGAGTTCTGCTGGACCTGCCGGAGGTGTCGTTCCCGATGCTGGAGCGCAGTCTGCAGGAGAGCAGCGCGG TTCCTAAACTCCTTGTGGACCTTCACGTGAAGTTACTGAGGAAAATTGGCAAGTCTGTGTCTGCGGATAGATGGGAGAAGAATCTCATTAAG ATCTGTCAGGAGTTTAACACCACGTGGGCATGGGAACTGGAAAAGAAGGGTTATCGGGAGATGACAGTGGAGTGCAAGTCGGGCATTTTGAAG tACTTGTGTGAATGCCAGTTTGATGACAATGTCAAGTTTAAAAATGCTGTCAATGAAGAGGACCCAGATAAAATGCGTCTCCAGCCCATTGGCAGAGATAAAGACGGCCTTATGTACTGGTTCCAACTAGACCAAGACCACAACGTGAGGGTCTATGTGGAAGAACAAGATGATATTGATGGGTCGTCCTGGAAGTGTGTAGTAAG AAATAGAGACGACCTGGCTCAGATCCTTGGGCTGTTGAAGACTCAAATCGATCCAGCACTCCTGGTGAAGAAGGATCAGGAAGAGGTCTCATCTAGTAACAGTCCAAGCCCAGACGATAAGGAGAACAAGAAAAAAGATGGAGCTGAAG AAATCAAAGATGAGATGTCATCTGATTCGTCCATATCTGAAAATAAGGATGCCACAGATGCTTTGCCAACAAAAAAGGACACCAAGGTGGAGGAAGAGCAGCAAAAACATTCAGAGACACCAAATGGCACTGCCGTTGTTACTAGATCAATCAAAGAAGAGCCACAGGATGAGGAGGAGAAATGCAAAGACTCATCAACACCCTCACAGAATGCAGAACAGATGGACGAGGTTAAGAGAAAAACTGCAGAAGAGACTCAGAGATCCTTGAAAAATGACCACCAAGCTAAAATACCACTGAAAAAGCGAGAGATGAAACTAAGTGAAAACTTTGACAGCAGTAGTGTGAGTGGCACCGTCCTAGTACGAAATAAACCTGTTGCTCCAGTGAAAGAATTACAGACATGTTATGATGACAGCACATTAAGTGGTGATAAGATCAACGGCCACGTTCCCCACCCTAAACAAATAGAGAGTGAAACGCATAAAGGGTCTAAAAGTTTGCGAAaagaaacaacagaaaatgaTTCGGAAAATCTTGAGTCTTGTGTGTCCAAGGAATCCAAAGAGGGAAAAAATCAGGGCGAGGCAGAACAAACTGAGGAGAAGATTAACCCGAATGACAACAGATCATCTGCTGAAGAACAGATGGAAGTAGACAAGCCTGGGGAATCCCATGAAAAGAACAAGGAAAAATCAGAAGCTCAACTTCACAAAACCACCCATGTAGAACAAGAGTACTCAACAATCATCAAGCAGTCAGAAAAGAAACCTGGTCCTGAAGTTGAAGCTAAAGATAAAAAATCTCAAAATTGTGAAAGTATGGATGTTACAGAAAGCAACACAACAACGCCACCTGAACGGCAAAAGAAAGATCTCTCAAAGGAAAAGTCAAAGAAAGATCTCCCAAACAAAGAGTCAGAGATAGATGTCCCTCAAGGTGAGTCAAAGACAGAATCCCTACAAGAAGCATCAAAGAAAGAGTCAAATAAATATCTCCCAAGCAAAGAGTCAAATAAAGATCTCGCAGAAGAAAGTAAAAAATATCCCAAAGACACTAAtaaagatcatgaaaaacaagATCCACCACAACCGGTGACAACTGCTTCCAAAGAGACAGAAAAATCTCCCACTGCGATGGAGATGGAACTGATCCAGCCCTCTAAAATGGAGGAGTCCTCTACCCATGAAACAATCAAACCACATTCAGACACTGAAAAGTCTCAGAACGCATTAAGTCCAGAAGAAACTAAACTTCATCACAGCTCTGCAGACAAAACCACAGAAAAAAAGCTTGATCATACAGAACCTAAAACTTCTGCCATTGTTTCGAAAGCTAAAATACAGAGAGACAAACTCTCAACCAGTGAAGCTGCTGCCTCTAAACCTTCTGAAGATGAAGCTTCTGTGCATGAACACAAGCGGTCCACCTCCCCTAAATTGCCGCCTGGGGAGCTTGAAAATTCTTTGGTTTCTAATTCAACCAGTAGGGTAAATACACCAAAAACAACAGAGAAACCAGCTTGTGAAGAAACTTCTGATACATCTGAAACTACTAAAGATGAGGTTGAGAAAATGGACACCAGCAAAAGAGCAAATAGCTCTAAAAAATCGAAAGCAATATCTGTTACTAAAGAATCAGTCAATGAAGGTAAAGCTACAGATCAACCCAGTGAATCCAACAGATTTAAGAAACCAGACAAGGATCCAGATTCAGAGGAAGGGGACAAGGATAAGCCAATGGAAGTTGATTCAGAGACCACTAAAGCTGATGAACTTCAGTCAGTCATTGAGGAAGGATGTAAGAATAAAAGAGAAGATAAAAAGGAATCAGATGTTTCTCGAGATCACGACACAGTctcaaacaaaaaatgtaagaTGGGCACAACTTCTGAGGAAAGCAAGGCTTCCACGAAAAAGTCAAAGACAGGTCATGTTCATAAAGTGAGTGACGCTATTGAGACCAGAAGTCTAGGAGGGCTTTCTAACAAATCTCAGGAGGGTAAGGATGAGGATAAGCCAGAAGAGGAACAAGGAGGAAAGAAAAATATGGAAGGCTTACGTCTTAAAATCAAGATCCCAACTCACAGGCGGAAAGCAGATCTCTTGAGAGAGGAGGCCAAGGGAGACTCGGAGTCAGAGATGACTGAAGGGAGATGCTTGAGAAGATCTCCCAGAATCTTCAGACCCACAGCTAAAGTGGTGGAGATTCAGGACAGGAGGGCAGAGCGGAAGCAGGCGACCCCGGTGTTAGAGAAGGAAAAGGAGGAAAATGAGGAGGAAAAAGAGGAAGAGGAGCCTGTACAGAAGAAACCGAGGAAAACAGACCCAGATggtcaaacaaaacaaagg GGTGGGAGACGTCGAAGACGGACACAGTGGTCTCGTATGAGACGTAAAAAGAAAGGTTctgatgatgattatgatgagGAGAGCGAGGAAGAGGAGACTGAGGAAGATGACAGTGATGAAGACTACAAGGTGGAGAAGACCAAAAAGAGAAGGAGAAACCGAAACCGAGAGCGTAACAGCTCTGATACATCTACCTCCTCATCAGATGATGATGTTCCTAATGATGACCCCTGCAAACACTGTGGCCTTCCCAATCATCCAGAACTG ATACTCCTGTGTGATTCCTGTGATAGCGGATACCACACTGCCTGTCTGCGGCCTCCGCTCATGATCATTCCAGATGGGGAATGGTTTTGCCCCCCCTGCCAGCAT AAGCAGCTTTGCGACAGGCTCGAAGAACAGTTGCTAACCCTGGATGCCGCCCTGAAAAAGAAAGAACGAGCAGAACGAAG GAAAGAGCGACTGGTGTATGTTGGCATCAGTGTGGAGAACATCATTACATCTACT gTTGAAGTGGGCGAAGAGAAGGAAGAGGAGGTGGTTAAGGAAAAAAAGGAGGTGAAGAAGAGCAAAAGTTGGGGACGGAGATCAACAagggcaaagaaatacataagCTACAGGTGCATCATCTGCTGGCTGtatttacagaatttttttaaattctttgacaTCTTGATTATTATGTATATGTATTATGCTTTTCTCagatttgatgagtttgatgaaGCAATCGAAGAGGCAATTGAAGAAGACATCAAAGAGGCCGAAGGAGGAG GAGCAGGACGGGGGAAGGACATGGCAAATATCACTGGCCACAGAGGGAAGGACATGTCCACCATCCTACAAGAGGACGGGAAGGAGAACGGCCGGCCGCGGCGACCCAACACAGGTCAGAAACGGAAAAAGCGCCGGCGTCTCAACGATCTGGACAGCGACAGCATGGCGGATGAGGAGGAGAGCGAGGACGAGTTCCACCTCAGCAACAG TTCGGAGGAGGAGGAGTTTGTAGCGTCTGATAATGATGGAGAAAGCGAAGCAGAAGTTCCGTCCCAAGAGGACAGCGACTTTGGGAGTAATGGTGACGACCCTCGAACAAAACCTAGACGGACGGCAAACCGCAGTCGAAGTAGAAGACAACCGCCCCGTAGGAGACGTAAACCCAGAGGATACTCTGATGATGAGGAGCTGGAAActgatgaagaggaggaggagatag TGACGGAAGGTTCTAGTGAATTCAGTGACAGTGATCTGGACGTCCGCTGTCGACGGTCGCATAGGAGCCGTAAGCAGCAGGTGAATTACTGCGAAAGCTCTGATTCCGATGGCTCGCAGGCCGATAccaacaaagacagaaagaagcAGCGTAGATGCCTTTCCAGCTCTGACAGTGAAG TTAATTTCCAGTCTGCTGATTCTGATGAAGAAGAGAGGAAGCCCAAGAAGACAAGGGCGGACTCATCAGAGGAAGAATCCAGGAAGCAGCGCAGACGTCTGTCTCTTAAACGCCGGAGAGAATCTGAGGACGATGACGACGATGATGATTCGGATGAATCTGAGGAAGAGAACCGGCCTGTCCGCAAGCGTGTGAACCGCATCGATTCTGATGACGACAGCGAGGATGAGGAGGAGGTGAAGAAGAGCCCAGCGGAGAAAGAGCCAGAGGAGCCCATCACCAAAGGGCCCAGTCCCCTGGACTACAACTTGGTGGAGCTTCCTCCCACTAATGGACAGAGCCCAATGAAGAGTTTGGAAGGTCTCATTCCACGCCCTGGGGTGGGGGCGGGGCCTAAAAATGCCAACGCCCCGTCAGCCGTACCCATGGCGCCAAATGGCATAGAGATAGCCCCGCAGGACGAAGACGAAGATGACCTTTTGGGTGTTACAGACCTTGTAGATTATGTCTGCAACAGTGAACAGTTGTAA